From the genome of Rhodothermales bacterium:
ACGAGCGTCGCTACGTTGATATTGGGCGCATTGATCACCAGTGCCGTGAAGTCACTCGTGGTCGCTACCTGTACATCTACCGTAGATGCGCCAGGTGCCGACCAGGCCAGCGAAGCCCCGCCCGGCACATCGCTTATGCCATTGGCCGGCGAGATAAGCGCCGGCGTCGCTGGCAGGAAGACGGTCGCCGAGGTGTACATCTCTACCGTCGCAAGCGTAGCGCCGGTGTTATCCCGACCGCCTAAAACGTACACCACATTCCCCACCCTCACCGCCACGAAGGACTCGCGGGGCGTGCTCATGGATGCGTCGGGCTCCCAGGCGTCACTCCCTGGATCATACCGATCCACCGTGGACACCACCTGGTTATTGGCCTTTCGACCGCCGATGGCCAGGATGCCACCCTGTACAGTCGCCGCGGAAAGGCCACCCCGTGCTATGCTGAGCGGAGCCTTTTCTATCGTCCCCTGGATATCTGTATAACTCTGCACGAGATCCACCGGTCCGAAGGCGTTAAACCCGCCGATCACGTAGGCGATATCGTCCAGCACCACCACTCCGAACGAAGCGCGGGGTACATCTAGCTCCCAATCCGAATCGTCCCACTCGCCGTCGTCGTCTTCGTATTGCTCCACACTCGTCAGAATCTGCTCATTCTCGTTGGAACCACCCAGCGCATACAGTTCGCCACCGAGGACAATCGCGGCCAGGCCTTCGCGAGCTTCTTCAAGGCCGCCAAAGGACTCCCAACGGTTTTCGCCGGCGTTGAAGACTTCCACGTCATGCGTGGCTTCGTTTTCGTCCGTGTTCCCGCCAATCACCATAAGCTGACCTTTAAAAACGACGGCTGCCCCGTTCTCGCGTCCTTTGCGCAGGCTCGCAAACGACTCCCAGGTGTTCGTATCTGGATTATACTGCTCGACCGTGCTTAACACCTGCCCGGTCGCCGTTCGCCCGCCGAGGACGTAAATCCGGTTCTCGTGGTATACCGCCATCTGGCCAGACCGCGCCGTTGACATGGAGGCTCGAGCCTGCCAGGTACCAGCCG
Proteins encoded in this window:
- a CDS encoding kelch repeat-containing protein, producing MKAHFPWSLVLVFAWLMPTVAVHGQTAGTWQARASMSTARSGQMAVYHENRIYVLGGRTATGQVLSTVEQYNPDTNTWESFASLRKGRENGAAVVFKGQLMVIGGNTDENEATHDVEVFNAGENRWESFGGLEEAREGLAAIVLGGELYALGGSNENEQILTSVEQYEDDDGEWDDSDWELDVPRASFGVVVLDDIAYVIGGFNAFGPVDLVQSYTDIQGTIEKAPLSIARGGLSAATVQGGILAIGGRKANNQVVSTVDRYDPGSDAWEPDASMSTPRESFVAVRVGNVVYVLGGRDNTGATLATVEMYTSATVFLPATPALISPANGISDVPGGASLAWSAPGASTVDVQVATTSDFTALVINAPNINVATLVMDQLEGLTSYYWRVRARNSAGVSDWSSPFTFTTAEGVGIENEVPARFFTLKPNYPNPFREETRIPFEIGVDGVDPIHLEVHDVRGRLVAVVADGYFASGAHEATWNGRDGAGQPVASGLYIYTLLQGGRRSNGTLILLR